One Argentina anserina chromosome 6, drPotAnse1.1, whole genome shotgun sequence genomic window, GACCAAGCCGGATGGATCAAGTTTTTGCTGTGTGTCGTTTAAATTGATAGTTCAATCCAGCACATACCATCAGGGCGGCAGTCAACTCCTATAAGAACTGAAAATGCCCAATGTCATGAAATACATCATTGGTCTCATCGTGTATATCTTTATCATAAAAACCGAGAACAATCTCTCTTAATTCATCGTGAAACTTCGACACCTGAAGCTGAAAGTCACAAAATTGTGACAAGTTGTCCTGACGTGAAACTGGTCACaagttttcacttttcaaGCACAAATTAGAAACGATTTGTGATGTCTGAATGTTTGATCATTTCATGTGTGTTTGCTAATGGATCAAGACCACGTGCTACGCGTAGAGATGATGGGAGAAAAATTACGCCTGCACATCTATGTTTTTGTAAGATTTTGAACTCTTAAATTTATGTGATGAACAAGTTGGCTGTCACACTAATTGTTTTAACTTTTGAAAAGCATTCATGTGATTGCTTTGTACTGATTAATTTATGTATACACAACATAAATCATTAATTCATTATTGCATTATTACCTTAAAATACAACAAAACGAGTGTTACCAGATAGTCTATGGTTGATCGATGATCtattgatcatatatattaatattctTGTAGAACGTATTGTTAATGTTCTGCATTTCTGCTAGTCACTATACTGTGTGTAGAACAAGATTAACCCATAAATAGTAACATCTACTCATCATTACCATAGTAATTAGTAAAGCTTCTCTTAATTAACATAAAGCTTGCGAACCAAAACATTAACATTTACATTGTGACACGAGCATAATCATCCGTTCTATCAATCAAACCCCCAAAGTagtaattacatatatatctgACGTGCACTAAACCCCTACGTATAAGAATTAATTATCTCTATACATTCCACGGGAGTATGCCATGCGGTGACCGGAAAGTACCATTCGAAGCACGCGGCCGGTTTTTGAAGATCGACATCATCAGTACCGTGGTCTGCTACGCTTGCCAAGGTTTGCTCCCCAAACAGCATTGTTCCTAGACGATTTACCGAAACCGCCACAAAACCCGCATGCAGAAACCTTTGGCGACGGTGGTTCAATAGCCGGCGAGATCTTTCCAGAGCTGCGGCAGCCCCGTCCTCCGCCGTTAGATCGGCTTCTTTGTATAGTCTTGATTGGCCTCTGTGGCTTAACATCCTTAATGATCATGATGATATCACTCTCATCAGGGTTTTCTTGGTCCTGTGCTACTTGTTGTTGCTTCAGCTCTGCAGACAAGTACCTGTCATCCCACACAAACCCTGAAGAGCCTTGCCTTCTGAAAGACATCGAAGATCTTTGCAGACCAGTCATAACCCTAGcctctgtgtgtgtgtgtgtgtctctctctctctctctctctctctctctctctctctctctctctctcgctctcgatatatatatgttgattcTATGAGAAAACTTTGCTGGTGCGTACGTATATATAGGGAGCTGGAGAAGGTGGACAACCCAAAGATTTTGGTAACAGAAAGAATCAGAAAATCAAACTGCAACTCCGGTCAATAAAAATTGTTTACTGTTAACTTGTATGATAAGGTTGTAGCTAGGCTGGATAATCAATATCATGATACTATGTTTATCATTTTCAATAACTTGAGTACATAATACCATAGGTATGAACGATGGaatttcttcttctgttcACGGCGGCAGACCTGGTGATCGAAGATCATCGTCGACGTAAGGTTAGCCGCAATTGGTTTATGATGCCTCTATCTCCATCAATTACTTATTTTAGGGGTTTCCTGCGTACTTCCATTATTCGATCCGAGGCTTTGGATTCGTACGTTGTTTCCATCATGCATGGCGTATCACTTCTTCATCAATTCATATGTGATTTATTCCTTAGCTACAAAGAAATCAATTAACTCGTAGATGATGATATTTTGGTCTCAAGTtggaacaaaagaaatatgtAACCTACAATGAAGTTGTGAGGCCCTATACTGTGTGTAAAAAGATGACCGTTTGACTTGCTAAGCTGTAAGTTAcagatttgattaaaaaatattattatatttatatgtacccGGTATATAGTCTATGTGGCCTAATTGTTCTATTTTTACTGTGTTTGTTTCTAATtgttactcatatttaaataattttttttcaccgCGTGTATATTTACCACATCAGCCatgaaataatataattagctgagtacaccacatgacagtgTCACGTGGTGTTTCAGATACACAGAATAGTTGCTCTTTGATTAAAATGTACGTAGTGCATATCAAATGTAATTAATCAGAAATTTAGCCGTGTTTTAGTCTTGACTCATGAAATATATGGTAAACGTGTATGACCAACGTATGTGTACGTGTTTTTCAAATATGGcaactccatcttttgaaggatgaattcattcattgaaaGAGCATGTGCATAACACCTCCTTCTTACTTACCGGATTCGTCTatggtgcagcgctgcataccATACATACCGAATCGGACAGTAGATAGAGGTTGTCTTAAAATGCACGTAGGGTCCGTGGGGTATATGAATGGTGGATTAGAGGTATGTATGCtatgcagcgctgcaccatATAATTTCTCTTATTTACAAACCAAGTCAGATAATATAGATatcttttttctaaaaaaaaaaaaacatttggcGTCTATACCTAAGAAAATCATAATTCGACATATGCAAATTAATTAGTGTAAACTTGCGTTAAAGATTCAATGGCTGCGCACCTTATCGATCGACGATCATAATCCTTGTTTCAAAACTCAAATAGCTTCATATATATGGCTCCTTTTGATACAGTAGCAGACTGGCAGTACATGATATTCTGTTGCATGCATGGTGGCGCATGGCGATCGATTAATTAGCTAATGACATGCATTGTGGTGAACTGGTGGTTGTAGTTTATGATATATGGTCCGTTTGATCCATTTCTAATAGAGCTTTAATTTCACTACTAGTACTGTTTAATTAGGGCCAACTCAATAATTTTCATTACGCTTTAAAATCTAGAATGCTAGCTCCGAATCGATATGAGTACTAGCTAGTTTTGATGCATGCAACTTTAGGATTTGAaacaaaaactatatatacaaCTACCTCCGCCGGCATGTTAAAGGGATCAACTATTAGAACCCTCAGAATTTTTCATATTATCTAATATAAACGACCAAGAAATGCCACAATTCTAAAATCAAACTGTCTACGACTTATTGAAGACTTGGAAGTTAATAATAGGATAAAATTTACTTATATTTTCTTGGTCAGTTGGCAGAGCACACTAAACCCAAACAATTGTCATCACGTCCATCCTTGTTGGCGTTCCTATTCAAATAATATTCCGAGGCAAATACCCGCCAAAATCTTGAAATGAGAGTCTCAATTCGGTCTAAAACCCATCAAATCATCTCCCGGTATGTTCAATTATTGGTATTGTGTGAGTTCTATTAAGTTTTAGTGGGTTAAATCTTGGCTTTTGTAAGGTTTCAGTGTAGGCACAAACTGTTTGACGAATTGTCTCAATGAATGCAGGTTTgctaggtaacaaaaattgctCCAATATTTGGGTTTTCTTGTGAGTTTTGAATATGGGTATGGGAGACAAGACTGCTAGTTGGTCAAAGATATAACGAGTGATGAAAAGGTGTTGAGCTACTTCAGATCCATTATGTTGGAGTCTAAGAAGACTATTATCCATTCTGTTGAGCTTTGCAAGAactgacatacatgtttggatCACTTGGTCGTCACAGCATGTCTACCACAACAAAATATATGCAATGCTTTGGGATGCATTTCGaagcaaaaaatatatatagatctTTTCGATATGCTAATCTACTATTATGCATGAAACTGATGATAGATCACACTGACTTTCCAAGTATTTTCATAGTTTGAAATTTATACATTTGCTTATTCATTCGTTCCTTATTAAAGGGGTGTGTTGTATTTGAATTAAGGTGAAGAAGCAATATTAATTCAGTACAAGGAAGGAGTTAACGGAGTCTGGAACCTGTTAAGTAGCGGGGCACGTGTCGCAATTTTTTGACGGCAACAAGAGTTGAACCCAAACGGATGTTACGTCGATACCGTTATGTTTCGAATTCAAACAGCTCCCCTGTCTGCCTCTAACTCAATTCAATTTTGAGTTCTTAGcctgcctctctctctctctctctctctctctcaaattcaaatttgaatttcaaattTGGGCTTTCTACAGCTGCTCCGGTGCGGCCAACCTCCGCCGTCGTTCGCCACTACAAGGTAAGACCGTCAAACGTTCCCCTTTCTTTCTATGTTATCTGATTCTTCTCGATTTCGTTAATCGTTTCTACAATTCAATTGAATCTCACAGTAGATATATCTGACTCTTATAGATTTCATATTTAGGG contains:
- the LOC126800330 gene encoding uncharacterized protein At1g15400-like; protein product: MTGLQRSSMSFRRQGSSGFVWDDRYLSAELKQQQVAQDQENPDESDIIMIIKDVKPQRPIKTIQRSRSNGGGRGCRSSGKISPAIEPPSPKVSACGFCGGFGKSSRNNAVWGANLGKRSRPRY